TTTCTGATTTCGACCCAAATGACGTCCATTTTGTTGTATTATCATTCACTCAAAAAACGATTAGTGAGACTGTAGATTTGTTTTATAGAGAAGTACAAAAAACTGTTAGACGATGAACCGTCAGATTTTAGATAGTTTGATACAAGATGAATTAATACGTTCTTTGTTAGAAAAGAGCGTAGATGCGTATTGGCTGTCTGAAATATATGACTATACACTTGATATGACTGATAAAGAACAAGAGATCTTTGTCCGTTTATCTATTCTCTGTACTACTCTGTCTTTAACTGATGAGGATAAAGACGGTAAAACTACAGAATATGCTTATAAATTACTACTTGCTGTGGATATGGATGATCCAAAGTTTCATTCATTGTTCGGTAATATTGTTGGTATAGATGAAGTTGATAATATGCTTTTATATTATTTTCTTCTTTCCAGCCTTGCATTAAAAAATGATAACACCATATCTGCGCGTATAAATCTTAGACAGTTTGATTCCGATGTTATAAATGTGACAGAAGACTGGAAAGGACGTGTACTTTCCAGTATCCTTCATGCATTAATTCTTCTTATAAGAAAAGATAATGGATTTGCAGATATTAAATATGCGTTACAACTGATTGTGGAATTACAATCAGAACAGGAAAAATTTGAAACAGAATATCTTCATCGTTATCAATTTAAAGAAGAAGTTGGAGAAGCCTTGTCGCTTTTAGCTTTATATCATACATCTAAGGCAGTTGTTGAAACAGCACATTACTTGATTGACGGTTATTCATATTCTAAACGTATTGAAAATGTGATTCGAGTTCATATTGATATGGCTGTTAAATTATTGGGAGACGGACAAAGTAGGCTAAAAGATATTATCAGAATCATTTCTGCTGATTTAAAGTTTATCTGCCAAAATTCGATTTGGGCGCATACCGGATTTCAGGACAAGATAAGATTACTGTGCGAGAAGAAAAGTCAAAGTGGCATTCTTGAACTACTTCCATCTCAGCGGAATGCACTTGCACAGAAGCTCTTGGATGTATATGCTAGCGCAACAGTTCTTCAAATGCCGACGAGTGCAGGAAAAACGTTGTTAGCAGAATTCAATATAATTGTGACCAAGTCTTTGCGTGCTGACGCTAAGATTATTTACATAGTACCTTCACGTGCATTAGTTAACCAAGTCTATTATGATCTGAAGTCAGATTTGGCAGATTTAAATATTAATGTTGAAAAGACATCGTCCGCTATTGAAATAGACCCGACTGAAAATGAGTTCTTGGCTTGTGATAAAATAGATATTTTAGTTTCTACACCAGAGAAACTTGATTTGTTAATCAGAAGAAAACATCCTTCAGTAGATGATGTGTCTTTATTCATTGTTGATGAAGCTCATACTATTGCGAATGGTGACCGTGGTGCGAAGCTGGAGTTATTGATGGCATTGTTGAAACGTGAAAGGCCAAATGCTAAATTTATGTTGCTTTCTCCTTTCCTGCATGGGAAGAAGGATGTCATGGCTGAATGGCTGGGTGGTGGTAATACTATTCAAATTGATTGGAAGCCTGCCGAAAAATTATTGATAGGTTTGATATGTCACAAAACGACGCGTAAAAATGAAGTAAAATACGAGTTGCTGGATTCTGCCTATGATTCATCTCTGAAAGGAGAAATGAGTGGTTGTTTTGAGAATCCATATCAGTTGCAAAGTAAGTCTGATAAAGACCATATACTTGAATTCTCATGTAAGCATTTTGCAAAGCCTGGGAAAACGATGTTGATACTTTGCCAAGGTAAAGGGATGGCGAATAAAAGAGCCGGTTTTATTTATGATTTGGTAGATTCATTTGCTGAAACAGATGAGATAGCATTAGTCAGAAAGTATATTAATGATGAAATAGGTAAAGAAACAGCATTGACTAAGTATTTGTCTAAAGGTATTGCTGTACACCATGCAGGATTGTCAGATGAGGCAAAGTTGCTGATTGAGTATCTAATCCGTGAAAAGCAAATTAAATATGTATCTGCTACTACGACTATTGCAGAAGGAGTGAACTTTCCCGTTTCTACTGTCTTCTTTGATGATTATAGAAAAGGTGATTCTTCTCTTACTTCTAATGACTTTTGGAATATTGCAGGTAGGGCAGGTAGAACATTGGTTGATAATTTCGGGAAAATAATTATGCCTTTTCATACTCCGAGAAGCAAAGAAGTATTTAAAGGCATTGTCCAAAAAAGCTCTGATGAATTGGCAAGCGTATTGGCTGAGTTATTTATAAATGAAGAAGAAGTCCGTTCTTATTTGGCCCAGGAAAACATCTACAGCCTGATTAAACATTATCCGGATTCATTTTCTCCTTTATTCCAGTATTTTGTTCATCTGCTTAGTGCCGGAAAAAATATCTATGCAACAGAAGTTGAAGATTTATTCAAGGACTCTTTGGAATATTATTTGCTTGATACAGAGGGACAAAGAAGTAGATTTGTGAATCTATGTAAAAGTATATATCAGTTTATAGAGCTAAAGTATGGAGGTACTTCAGGTGTTCTACAATTTGCCGACAAGACAGGCTTTTCTGTTCCATCGGTATTGAATATAATGCGAGAAAAGTCTCACAATGATGTAATATCAGATTTGTCGGGATGGCAACCTGATATAATGTTTAATAAACAGGATACCTCTAATCTTGCAGAAAAAATCAGAGTGATAGCTGCTTTGAAAGAAACTCGGTTAGGAACTGAGTCTGATGATGCTCCATTTAGTCCTGATCAGATAGCTAAGGTGATAACCGCTTGGGTGAAAGGAGATAATCTTGATTCTATATCTTTGATACATCCCAGTTTTAGGACTCTGAAAGAAGATGAACGTATGACCAAGTTTATGAAAAAGATGAATGATATACGTTTTAAAACTTCTTGGGGATTAAGTGCGTTGGAGGGTATTGTGAAAGGTAATGAGAATGACCTGCGTGATTCCTATATTCCTTCTCTTGTTTACTATGGAGTGGATAGTGAAAGACCATTGGCATTAAGAATGCTAGGTATTCCGCGATCCTTGTCATTCAGTTTGGCAAATATTATAGAGGGAGATTTAAAAGGATATTCTTTCTCTTCTTTAAGAGAGAAAATTAAAGGATTGTCTCCATCGGATTGGGAGAATTTTAAACCTGAAAAATCAAATCTTTCAGGTTTGGAATGGCAAAGGATAGTTAGAATTCTTATGAAGTAGTGCTATTATTTAGTATCTCTTTTCTTATGTTTCTCCTTATATTGGCTAGGTGTCTCCCCGGTATATTGCTTGAACGCCGTACTAAAATAGCTCGGAGTAGTAAATCCGGTTTTCTCCGCAATTTCGGAGAAGGGCATATCCGTACTTGATATGAATGTAATAGCCTTTTCTATACGGAGCTTGTTGATATAGTCGTTTGCCCCCATGCCTGTAAGCGCTTTCAGCTTGTTATAGAGGGAGGAGCGCCCTAATCCTACTTCCTGGCAGATCAATTGAATACCTAAGCCGGTATTGTCCATATTCTCCTGAATGACACTGTTCAGTTTAATCAGGAACGTTTCGTCAGTCAGGCTGATGGTGCTTTCTTCCGGAGTGGGGATTAATCCTGCGTTCAGATACCTTTTCTTGGTATATTCCCGGTTTTTCAACCGGTTGCGGATAAGCTCCATTAGCATTTCCACCTCGAAAGGTTTGCTCAAATAGCCGTCCGCCCCATTCTTATAGCCGCTTATCTGGCTTTGCTTGTCATCTCTGGCAGTCAGCAGAATGACGGGAATGTGGCTGATGGTAATATCCTCTTTAATCGTTTTGCAAAGTTCATATCCGTTCATCCGGGGCATCATCACGTCGCTGACTATAATATCGGGGACATGGCTTCTGACCAGTTGAAGGGCTTCCACACCATCTCCGGCGATAATCGCCCGTTTAAAATATTCCTCTAATGTCTTTTTGAGGAAATCCGTCATATCCGGGTTGTCATCCACTACGAGAATGGTGTATGGAGTGGTGTCGAATACCTCTTTCACGGACGGCTGCCCGCTGTTATCATCCATCATCAGTTCGTTCAGATAAGCTTTCGGCTGGCAGATGATTTCTTCCGGTTCCTGTCTCGACGGTAACTCGAAAAAGAAAGTGGCACCGGCTTCCTGATTATCCTGTGCACCGATAGAGCCGCCGTGCAGTTCCACCAGAATCTTGGAGTAAGACAAGCCGATTCCTGTTCCGCTCTGTTCCCCTGTTCCCTGATAGAAGCGGGTAAAGAGCTTGTGCGTATCCACTTGCTTCAGTCCGCATCCCTGGTCGATGACGGAGATACGCACCCGGTTTTCTTCGGGTAGCAGCTCCGAAGCAATCGTTATTTCCGTGTCCTGCGGACTGTGTTTCAAGGCATTGATAAGCAGGTTACTTAGGATAATCTCGCATTTGTCCTTATCGAAACTAACTTTCTCTATCTGCGAGTCGAGCTGATAGCGGATATGCACATTCTTTGCTTCCCCCTCACTGATAAAATCCTGCGAAACGTGTTCAATCCATTGGTTGAGAGGATGAGGCTCTATCAGTAGCTTGCTCTCCCCTACTTCCATTTTCCGTACGTCGAGCACCATATTAATCAGGTTCTTCATCCGTTGTGCTTGCCGGTAAATGGCTTTTAACGGCAGATATTGGCTGTCTCCGGAAGAGAGCGACTTCAAAATCTGGTTGAGTGGCGCATGAATAAGCGTCAGCGGAGTCCGTAGTTCGTGGCTGATATTGATAAGAAAGCGTACTTTTTCCTCGTACATCTGTTTCTCATGCTCTTTCATTGCCCACTTCAACTTTTCCTGATTACGTTTCAGCGTTCTGCGGAAAGTTTCGATGATTATTGTAGAGATAAGGACGGCACAGCCGAGAATGAACCACCACGTCCGATACCATGGCGGGAGCACGGTTAACTCCATTATTTTCTGGTTAGGAATCCAACTGCCGTCTTTGGTTGTGCACGAAGCCATAATTTTGTAATTGCCCGGTGGCAACGACCGGATTACCAATTCCGGCTGATACGATTCGATATACTGGTCGTTCAGCCCCTCTATCCGGTAGCGGTAGACTTTCTTGCGGAAGATATCCTCTTCTTTCGACATGATTCGGATAGTGATATTGCTGTCCCATGGGACAGAGATTGCTGCCGGATGACTATATAGCTTGTTCTGTGCAGGCTCACCGTTGATGATAATATCCAACAGTTGCAGTTCAGGCATTTCCGATGTATTCAGCAGAAGTTGGCCGTCAATGCGCAGCATACCCTTTACACCGCCGATATAGACATCCCCCTCATTGTTTACCAACCGGGCGTTGGGCAGATATTCGTTTTGGATAGCCCCGTTCGACTCTCCGAAGAGAACGAACTTCTGTTCCTGTATAAGCCAGGCGAAAAGCAGATTATCCGCACCTATCCATACTTTGCCCCTCTGGTCACATTGCACCATGTTGACTTCGGTAAACAGGTTGGTAGGGATGTGCGTCTGCTTTTGGGAAACGGGGTTGTAGTGGATAAGGCCGAAATTGCTTCCTATCCAGAAATCGCCGTGCTCGTCGTGTGACGCGGAACTGATTACGGTATCCTGATAACATTCGAAGGTTGTTTTCAGCAAGGAATCCCCATCGTGCAGTTCGTAGATATGTTTGAAGTCGTTGATGTAAGTCCGGTTGTTCTCGTGCTTGAAGGGGACGAGCGTGCCGACAATACTTTTCCCTTCTTCTCCGGTGACCTTGTCGAATTTCTTTTCTTTCAGGTGATACTGGTAGACATGGTCGCCCAGTAATAACACGGTGTTGGGGGTGTTCTGATATAAGTTGACCGATTTACCCCGGTTGCAAAGTTGTGTCGTAGTTTCTTTGTCGACAATGGTAAAAGGCTGTTTCTCCCCGGTTGCGGGGTTGAATATGAATACTCCTTTGGAGAAAAGGGAAATCAGTAGTTTTCCGGGAGTGAATCCGCTGATAAACGCTATTTTATCGTTCCAGGTAGAAAGATAATGGGTGAATTTCTCGGTACGCGGGTTAAAGAGGTTGATACCGCCGCCGTCCGTACCAATCCAGATACTGTCGGTCGATTGGCGGTAAAGGCTTCGCACAGTGCTGTTGCTTAGTCCGCGGTCGTTGCCGGGGACTACGTCGGTGTAGGTTTTCATGAACACTTCCCGGATGCTGATCAATCCGTTGCAGGTGCTTCCTGCCCATATATTGTTGTTGTGGTCGTTGTGCAGGCAGAGAATGGAGTTGGCGGGGAGAGAGTAGTTTTCACGTCCCGGGATATATTCCAGTTGGAAGATTTCCCCGGTTTCGGGGGTGAGGATATTGATTCCGCCGCCGTCCGTTCCTATCCACAGTTGCCCTTCCCTTTCGGCAAGGCTCAGGACGATGTCGTTGCTAAGGGCGGAGTTGCGGGTGGAGTACGAAGCCAGTAGTTTGCCGTCGTATGAGTAGCAACGAAGTCCGCCGCTGTAAGGGGCAATCCATATTCTTTTCCGGCTGTCGGTCATCATGGTGGTAATTTCCGGCCCGCAGTCGAAGGGGGGGCGTCTGTGCTCTCCGGTATGCAGGTCTACGAGGTATATGCCTGTCCAACGGCTGCAACAAAGCAACGTCTTTGAATCCCACATACTGAGAGCGTTGATTTTAAAAGAGTTGGCGTTGAAATATTGCAGAAGCCGGAGAGAAGAATCGTCATAACTATATTTGTAAATCCTGTCCTTGCCGCCAAAGAGGATTCCGTCCGGGACAAGGCAGAAGGAATAGGCGGTGATATTCTTCCCGTCTTCGTCCGTGGGGAACGTGAAGTCGTTGCTCTGCTGTTGGTAACGGGCGATACCTTTTTCAGTCAGTACCCAGATGTTGTGTTGCTTGTCTTCAGCAATCTGATAAATCAGGTTGTGGAGAAGCGAGTTCGGGTTGTTTGCCTGGTGTTTGTATCTTTTCAGTTCGTGCCCGTCGAACTTTCCCAGTCCCGATTTGGTGCCTATCCATACGAAACCCTGCTCATCCCGGAGAATACAGCGCACGTTGGACGGCAGTCCTTCTTTCAGAGAGATTTGTTTAAAGTAATAGTGTTCTGCCCGCAGGGGGAGAACACATATTAACTGTATGATAAAGAGAAAGCTCAGCAGAGCAACATATTTTGTTTTCATGTAAAGCAGGTTTGTTTATGAGGACAGATGCCTTGTTTATAATACGGTTAACCTGTCCCCTTTTAAAGTGATTTCGTATTTTTTCCCTTTTACGGTCTTGAACTTGAGCGTCTTGTCTCCGTATCTTACGTTACAGGGGATTCCGGATTTGGAATGGATGATAGCTTTCTCCAGTTGTCCCTCTTTCCAGGAGATGGAAACCTCAAAATTCCCTTTGGCGCAGATTCCGCTTATCGAGCCGCTTGCCCATGCATCCGGCAAAGCGGGGAGTAATTGGATGAATCCCATATGGCTCTGCAATAACATTTCGGTTATTCCTGCAGTACCGCCGAAGTTCCCGTCAATCTGGAAAGGTGCGTGGGTGTCCCACAGATTGTCCAGTGTACCGTTTTTCAGCAGGTTTCCGTATAGTTTGTACGCATGGTTTCCATCTTGCAGGCGTGCCCATTGGTTGAGTTTCCAACCCATGCTCCAGCCGGTAGCGCCGTCTCCGCGATGTTCCAGTACCACTCTGGCTGCTTGTGCAAGTTCGGGGGTAGTCACGGGAGAGATAGTATGTCCCGGATGCAATCCGAACAGGTGGTTGACGTGGCGGTGTTCATCTTTCGGGTCGTCTATGTCGGTAGACCATTCCAACAACTGACCGTAGCGTCCTATGCGGTACGGAACCAGTTTTGCCAGTACGTTTTCCCATTGCTTGCGTTCTTTGGCGTCCGTTCCGAGTACCTTGCTTGCCTGGATAGCGTCCAGTAATATTTCACGTACTACGGCATGCGCGAAAGTGACTCCCTCGTCCACCGGGCCGTGTTCGGGAGAAGTGGAAGGAGCGGCGGTGTAAGTTCCGTCGGGCTTGTGCCACAAGTGGTCTACCGCAAACTGTGCGCTGCTTTTTATAAGGTCGTAGCCGATTTCCTTTAAGAATTTCGTGTCACGGGTATAATCATAATACTCCCATATATGCGTTGCCAGCCACGGACCGGCGGTAGGATTCAAGTTCCATGCCATGGATTTGCTGGATAAGGGAGCTGTAAATCCGAAGATATTGGCAGAGATGGATGCAGTCCATCCGCGGGCGTTGAAATAGGCTTGTGCTGTCTTCTCACCGGGTTTCACCAAGCTGCGTATAAAGTCAATCAAAGGCCATGTACATTCAGAGAGATTGGTGGGGCACGCAGGCCAGTAATTCATTTGAATGTTGATGTTATTGTGGTAATCTACCCGCCACGGGCCGTCGGTATTGTTGTGCCACAATCCTTGCAGGTTGGCTGGCATGTTGCCGGGGCGCGAACTGGCTATGAGCAGATAGCGTCCGAACTGATAGTACAATTGTTCGAGCTGATAGTCCGGCACGCCTTTCTTATAGTTAGCCAGTCGTTTGTAGGTCGGCAGGTTGGGAGTGCCGATTTCCAGATTGATTTCAAAACGTACCCGATTGAACAGCGCGGTATAATCGGCTTCGTGATTACGGTAAAGCTCGTCATAACCTTTTTTCAGGGCATTGTCCATCATAGCCAGAGTCGTTTGTGACGGGTCGTTGCCGACGTAGGCTTTCGGGTCTTTGAAGTCCGGGGCAAAGTTCATCTTATAATCGGTATCCGCCGTAAGCAGGAATACCACTTCGTCGGCGTCCTTCACAATAATCCGGTCGTTTTCCGCTTTCAGTGTCCCCCCTTTGTGGATAGCCTTGATTCGGAAAGCGAACTTCATTCCGTTGTTATTGAGGACTCCGGTATAAACTAACCCGTCATTCCCGTCTGCTTCCAGATGGCTTTTTGCTTCGTTGTTGGGACAATAGCTAAGTACAAGATTCTGTTTTCCGCCTTTGTCGGCAGTAAACTTCATGACCATAACGCTGTCCGGATAGGATATGAAGTATTTCCGTTGATACCGTATCCCGTCCTTGTCAAATTGCACCACAGCCATCGCCGAATCCAATGACAGGATGCGGCGGTAATTGCTCATATTGATTTTGCTGAGTCCGGTTTCCACATAAAGCTCTCCCATAGTGGTAAAAGCCCCGAAGCGGAACGGAGTCTCGTCTTTTTCTTCATAAGCTCCCAGCCCGTTGAAGTTTTCCTGCGTGAGATACCCCGCCTTTTGGGAATCCCCGTCCAGGAAAGCCTGCCGGATTTCTTTCAGTACGCCTGCCGACTGTTTGTTGACGTCCCAGTAATATTCGGCACCCTTAGCAGTATTCGGCCCCCCTTTCCAAAGGGTCTTTTCATTCAGTGTGATTCGTTCTGCGGATATGGAGCCCATGATATTCGCTCCCAGACTGCCATTCCCGATAGGCAGCGAACGGCTTTCCCATGCTTTGTCCGGATTCGCCCCTGTGCCGGAAGCGCGTAGCCAGATAGCTTGTCCGTCGAGATTGTTGGGAGTGTCGAACCATACGGAAAGTCCCTGTGTATAATCCACCGTCTCTATGGACGATGCAGAAAGAGAAAAAAGAGTGCAAAGAATAAGCAAGTAGAGTTTTTTCATAATATGTGTTGTTTAAAGGAATGTGAGACACAAAGGTACTTGTTTTTTAAGATTCTGGTTAACGGGCTGCTTTCAATTTTCACCAATAGGCTTTTAAAAATCGCCAAAAGTGCCTTTCCAATGCAAGGACAGACACTTTTTATGTATTCTTGTCATTCCTCTTTCCTGCTCCTGTAATTAGCCGGCGATGTCCCCAAATGCATCTTTACGTATTTTCCGAAGAAGGACTGGTTGGGGAAATTGAATTCTTCCGCGATTTCCTTGATAGACTTGTCCGAGCGCTTCAGCCGGTATTTGATGTGCTCTATGGTGACTTCATTAATCAAGTCCAGCGGGGTTCTGCCGCATGCTTGCTTGATGACTTTCGAAAAATGTTTCGGAGTATAACAGAGCTCGTCGGCAAAATAGCTCACGGAGCGGTGCATACCCTTGTCTTTCGATAGTAGTTCCATGAATTTCCGTAAGATATAATCCGCCTGCTTGATACTTTCTTTCGGCCGGTCTGCGCTGTCAGAACATTCGAGTTCCTTATGGAGTTGCCCCAGCATTTCGCAAAAGAGGGCGGAAAAGAGATATTGCATCACTTCCCTGTGGTAGTAATGAGGTTCATCGTTTATCTTGGCAACGATTAAGTCCCGGTAGAATCCGAAAACGGACTTGTCGTCACCGTCTCCTACGGTCTTCACCGGGTTGTTGTGGATATGGACGGCAGTATTCCACGTTTCCCTTTCCATTTTAATGATACGTTGCAGGAAACGGGTGGAGAATCCGGCAAGCCTTACCTTATATTTAGGACTCAGCATTGTATGGTTGATGATAGTATTGGGAAGTCCGAGCAGCAATTCACCTGCCTGCAACTGGTAAGTCCGGTAGTTGATGTCCAGTTGGATGCACCCCTCTATGCAGACGGCAATGAGAAAACATTCCAGCCTGATTGTCTCATTGCTATAAGGAATACCTTCCAGACTGTTGACTATCGCAAAGTCATCGTCTATATAATCAAGGAGATGCTGGCTATCCTTAAAGTCTTTTATGTCCACCGTCTTAATGTTCTCT
The DNA window shown above is from Bacteroides faecium and carries:
- a CDS encoding DEAD/DEAH box helicase, encoding MNRQILDSLIQDELIRSLLEKSVDAYWLSEIYDYTLDMTDKEQEIFVRLSILCTTLSLTDEDKDGKTTEYAYKLLLAVDMDDPKFHSLFGNIVGIDEVDNMLLYYFLLSSLALKNDNTISARINLRQFDSDVINVTEDWKGRVLSSILHALILLIRKDNGFADIKYALQLIVELQSEQEKFETEYLHRYQFKEEVGEALSLLALYHTSKAVVETAHYLIDGYSYSKRIENVIRVHIDMAVKLLGDGQSRLKDIIRIISADLKFICQNSIWAHTGFQDKIRLLCEKKSQSGILELLPSQRNALAQKLLDVYASATVLQMPTSAGKTLLAEFNIIVTKSLRADAKIIYIVPSRALVNQVYYDLKSDLADLNINVEKTSSAIEIDPTENEFLACDKIDILVSTPEKLDLLIRRKHPSVDDVSLFIVDEAHTIANGDRGAKLELLMALLKRERPNAKFMLLSPFLHGKKDVMAEWLGGGNTIQIDWKPAEKLLIGLICHKTTRKNEVKYELLDSAYDSSLKGEMSGCFENPYQLQSKSDKDHILEFSCKHFAKPGKTMLILCQGKGMANKRAGFIYDLVDSFAETDEIALVRKYINDEIGKETALTKYLSKGIAVHHAGLSDEAKLLIEYLIREKQIKYVSATTTIAEGVNFPVSTVFFDDYRKGDSSLTSNDFWNIAGRAGRTLVDNFGKIIMPFHTPRSKEVFKGIVQKSSDELASVLAELFINEEEVRSYLAQENIYSLIKHYPDSFSPLFQYFVHLLSAGKNIYATEVEDLFKDSLEYYLLDTEGQRSRFVNLCKSIYQFIELKYGGTSGVLQFADKTGFSVPSVLNIMREKSHNDVISDLSGWQPDIMFNKQDTSNLAEKIRVIAALKETRLGTESDDAPFSPDQIAKVITAWVKGDNLDSISLIHPSFRTLKEDERMTKFMKKMNDIRFKTSWGLSALEGIVKGNENDLRDSYIPSLVYYGVDSERPLALRMLGIPRSLSFSLANIIEGDLKGYSFSSLREKIKGLSPSDWENFKPEKSNLSGLEWQRIVRILMK
- a CDS encoding hybrid sensor histidine kinase/response regulator transcription factor, translating into MKTKYVALLSFLFIIQLICVLPLRAEHYYFKQISLKEGLPSNVRCILRDEQGFVWIGTKSGLGKFDGHELKRYKHQANNPNSLLHNLIYQIAEDKQHNIWVLTEKGIARYQQQSNDFTFPTDEDGKNITAYSFCLVPDGILFGGKDRIYKYSYDDSSLRLLQYFNANSFKINALSMWDSKTLLCCSRWTGIYLVDLHTGEHRRPPFDCGPEITTMMTDSRKRIWIAPYSGGLRCYSYDGKLLASYSTRNSALSNDIVLSLAEREGQLWIGTDGGGINILTPETGEIFQLEYIPGRENYSLPANSILCLHNDHNNNIWAGSTCNGLISIREVFMKTYTDVVPGNDRGLSNSTVRSLYRQSTDSIWIGTDGGGINLFNPRTEKFTHYLSTWNDKIAFISGFTPGKLLISLFSKGVFIFNPATGEKQPFTIVDKETTTQLCNRGKSVNLYQNTPNTVLLLGDHVYQYHLKEKKFDKVTGEEGKSIVGTLVPFKHENNRTYINDFKHIYELHDGDSLLKTTFECYQDTVISSASHDEHGDFWIGSNFGLIHYNPVSQKQTHIPTNLFTEVNMVQCDQRGKVWIGADNLLFAWLIQEQKFVLFGESNGAIQNEYLPNARLVNNEGDVYIGGVKGMLRIDGQLLLNTSEMPELQLLDIIINGEPAQNKLYSHPAAISVPWDSNITIRIMSKEEDIFRKKVYRYRIEGLNDQYIESYQPELVIRSLPPGNYKIMASCTTKDGSWIPNQKIMELTVLPPWYRTWWFILGCAVLISTIIIETFRRTLKRNQEKLKWAMKEHEKQMYEEKVRFLINISHELRTPLTLIHAPLNQILKSLSSGDSQYLPLKAIYRQAQRMKNLINMVLDVRKMEVGESKLLIEPHPLNQWIEHVSQDFISEGEAKNVHIRYQLDSQIEKVSFDKDKCEIILSNLLINALKHSPQDTEITIASELLPEENRVRISVIDQGCGLKQVDTHKLFTRFYQGTGEQSGTGIGLSYSKILVELHGGSIGAQDNQEAGATFFFELPSRQEPEEIICQPKAYLNELMMDDNSGQPSVKEVFDTTPYTILVVDDNPDMTDFLKKTLEEYFKRAIIAGDGVEALQLVRSHVPDIIVSDVMMPRMNGYELCKTIKEDITISHIPVILLTARDDKQSQISGYKNGADGYLSKPFEVEMLMELIRNRLKNREYTKKRYLNAGLIPTPEESTISLTDETFLIKLNSVIQENMDNTGLGIQLICQEVGLGRSSLYNKLKALTGMGANDYINKLRIEKAITFISSTDMPFSEIAEKTGFTTPSYFSTAFKQYTGETPSQYKEKHKKRDTK
- a CDS encoding glycoside hydrolase family 95 protein, whose protein sequence is MKKLYLLILCTLFSLSASSIETVDYTQGLSVWFDTPNNLDGQAIWLRASGTGANPDKAWESRSLPIGNGSLGANIMGSISAERITLNEKTLWKGGPNTAKGAEYYWDVNKQSAGVLKEIRQAFLDGDSQKAGYLTQENFNGLGAYEEKDETPFRFGAFTTMGELYVETGLSKINMSNYRRILSLDSAMAVVQFDKDGIRYQRKYFISYPDSVMVMKFTADKGGKQNLVLSYCPNNEAKSHLEADGNDGLVYTGVLNNNGMKFAFRIKAIHKGGTLKAENDRIIVKDADEVVFLLTADTDYKMNFAPDFKDPKAYVGNDPSQTTLAMMDNALKKGYDELYRNHEADYTALFNRVRFEINLEIGTPNLPTYKRLANYKKGVPDYQLEQLYYQFGRYLLIASSRPGNMPANLQGLWHNNTDGPWRVDYHNNINIQMNYWPACPTNLSECTWPLIDFIRSLVKPGEKTAQAYFNARGWTASISANIFGFTAPLSSKSMAWNLNPTAGPWLATHIWEYYDYTRDTKFLKEIGYDLIKSSAQFAVDHLWHKPDGTYTAAPSTSPEHGPVDEGVTFAHAVVREILLDAIQASKVLGTDAKERKQWENVLAKLVPYRIGRYGQLLEWSTDIDDPKDEHRHVNHLFGLHPGHTISPVTTPELAQAARVVLEHRGDGATGWSMGWKLNQWARLQDGNHAYKLYGNLLKNGTLDNLWDTHAPFQIDGNFGGTAGITEMLLQSHMGFIQLLPALPDAWASGSISGICAKGNFEVSISWKEGQLEKAIIHSKSGIPCNVRYGDKTLKFKTVKGKKYEITLKGDRLTVL
- a CDS encoding helix-turn-helix domain-containing protein, translated to MEKENIKTVDIKDFKDSQHLLDYIDDDFAIVNSLEGIPYSNETIRLECFLIAVCIEGCIQLDINYRTYQLQAGELLLGLPNTIINHTMLSPKYKVRLAGFSTRFLQRIIKMERETWNTAVHIHNNPVKTVGDGDDKSVFGFYRDLIVAKINDEPHYYHREVMQYLFSALFCEMLGQLHKELECSDSADRPKESIKQADYILRKFMELLSKDKGMHRSVSYFADELCYTPKHFSKVIKQACGRTPLDLINEVTIEHIKYRLKRSDKSIKEIAEEFNFPNQSFFGKYVKMHLGTSPANYRSRKEE